The sequence below is a genomic window from Mycobacteroides abscessus ATCC 19977.
GCGAGTACCTGGGTGACACCGTGCAGGTGATTCCGCATATCACCGACGAGATCAAGAGCCGCATCCTGGCGATGGCCGAGCCTAACGAAAACGGGCAGCGGCCCGACATCGTCATCACCGAGATCGGCGGCACCGTCGGCGACATCGAATCGCAGCCGTTCCTGGAGGCCGCGCGGCAGATCCGCCATGACGTCGGCCGTGACAACGTCTTCTTCCTGCACGTCTCGCTGGTGCCGTACCTGAAGCCGTCCGGCGAGCTCAAGACCAAGCCGACGCAGCACTCCGTCGCCGCGCTGCGCAGCATCGGTATCACTCCGGATGCACTGATCCTGCGCTGTGACCGGGATGTGCCCGAGCCGCTCAAGAACAAGATCGCCCTCATGTGTGACGTGGACGTCGACGGTGTCATCTCCACGCCCGACGCGCCATCCATCTACGACATCCCCAAGGTGTTGCATCGTGAGGAACTCGACGCATACGTGGTGCGCCGGCTCAACCTGCCCTTCCGCGACGTGGACTGGACCGAGTGGGGCGATCTGCTGCAGCGGGTCCACGAGCCCAGTGAATCGGTACGAATCGCCTTGGTGGGCAAGTATATTGACCTACCCGATGCCTATCTGTCGGTCACCGAGGCGCTGCGCGCTGGCGGATTCCGGCACCATACGAAGGTTGACATCAAGTGGGTGCCGTCGGATGACTGCGAAACCGAGAGTGGGGCGCAGGCGGCACTCGGAGATGTCGACGGTGTGCTGATTCCCGGCGGCTTCGGCATCCGGGGTATCGAGGGCAAACTCGGCGCCATCCGCTATGCCCGCAAGCGGCGGGTGCCGATACTCGGGCTGTGTCTTGGCTTGCAGTGCATGGTTATCGAGGCGGCGCGGTCGGCGGGGCTTGCCGACGCCAACTCCGCCGAGTTCGATCCCGACACCCCGAGCCCGGTGATCGCCACCATGGCGGACCAGGTGCGGGCTGTCGCCGGTGAGGCCGACCTGGGCGGAACGATGCGCCTGGGCGCCTATCCCGCTGTCCTGGAGCCTGATTCCATCGTCGCCGAGGCGTACGGCACCACCGAGGTGTCCGAACGGCACCGGCATCGTTACGAGGTGAACAACCCCTACCGCGACAAGATCGCCGAGAGCGGCCTGCGGTTCTCTGGGACGTCGCCCGACGGGCATCTGGTGGAATTCGTGGAGTACCCGCGGGAGGTTCACCCGTTCGCGGTGGCCACTCAGGCGCACCCTGAGCTCAAGAGCCGTCCCACCCGTCCGCATCCGCTGTTCAGCGCGTTCATTCGCGCTGCCATGGAGTACAAAGCGGCCGAGCGTCTTCCGCTGGACCCCGACAGTGAGTGACGGGACTTCGGGAGAGCGCGAACGGCACGAGTTCGTCACCCTGGAGTCCGAGCCCGTCTACATGGGCGGCATCCTGGCGCTGCGCCGCGATCGGGTGGCGATGCCCGGAGGCGGGAGCGCCACCCGTGAGGTTGTCGAACACTATGGCGCGGTGGCGGTGGCGGCCGTGGATGAGGCTGGCCGGGTTGCGCTGGTGTACCAGTATCGGCACCCGCTGGGGCACCGCCTGTGGGAGCTGCCCGCCGGGCTACTCGATATCGCGGGGGAGGACAGCCAGCGGGCCGCGGCACGCGAGCTGCTGGAGGAAGCGGGTATCGAGGCCGGGACCTGGCGGGTGCTGGTGGATGCCGCTGCCTCGCCCGGATTCACCGATGAGGTGGTCCGGGTATTCCTGGCCACCGGGCTGTCACACCCGGGCCGGGGAGAGAGCCACGACGAAGAGGCCGATATGACGGTGCACTGGGTGCCGCTATCCGAAGCGGTGTCGATGGTGATGGCCGGCGAGGTGGTCAATGCCATTGCGGTGGCGGGCATTCTGGCCACGCATATCGCACTCGGGGGTCACCACACCCGGCCGGTGGACGCGCCCTGGCCGGACCGGCCCACGGCCTTCGCGGAACGCAAGGCCGCAACGTGACGGCCGCGGTCGGGCTCCTTGACGGCGAGATCCAGTCCTACCTGGATCATCTCGACGTGGAACGCGGCGTCGCCGCCAATACGCTGAGCTCCTACCGTCGGGACCTGCGCCGCTACCAGCAGCATCTCGCCGACCGCAAGATCGACCGGTTGGCCGAGGTCTGCGAAACCGATGTCAGCGATTTCGTGGTCACGCTGCGCCGGGGCGATCCGGCGAACGGAGTGCCCGAGCTGTCCGCGTCCTCGGCGGCCCGCGCATTGATCGCCGTGCGAGGGCTGCACCGGTTTGCCGCCATCGAGGGGCTGGCGCCCACGGATGTCGCCCGTGCGGTGAAACCGCCGACCCCCAACCGCCGGCTGCCGAAGAGCCTGACGGTCGAACAGGTGGAAGCACTGCTGAATGCCGCGGGTGGCGGCGGCTCGGACGGACCACTGGATCTGCGCAACCGTGCACTGCTGGAGCTGCTGTACTCGACCGGAGCACGCATCTCCGAGGCCGTGGGGCTGGACGTCGACGATGTGGATGTGCAGGCTCGTTCGGTGCTGCTGTGGGGCAAGGGCGGCAAGCAGCGCCTGGTGCCGGTGGGTCGGCCTGCCGTAGAGGCGCTGCAGGCATACCTGGTGCGTGGCCGTCCCGATCTGGCACGCCGGGGACGCGGCGGCGTCCCCGCCCTGTTTCTGAACTCCCGGGGCGGACGGCTTTCCCGCCAGAGCGCATGGCAGGTGCTGGCCGACGCCGCCGAACGGGCCAAGATCAGCGCGGCGGTTTCCCCGCACACCCTGCGACATTCCTTTGCGACACATCTGCTGGAGGGCGGCGCCGACGTTCGTGTTGTCCAGGAGTTACTCGGCCATGCGTCGGTGACAACGACCCAGATCTACACGTTGGTCACGGTCAGTGCGCTGCGCGAAGTATGGGCAGGTGCGCATCCCCGTGCCCGTTAGCAGTCGCCACATGCGCGGGTTGCCGCTACCGAAGGCCGCAACCCCACTAGACTTGCCCGAATGCCTTCGATGAGGCCCCCGCATGCGGGAGCTACCACCAGCGTGCGTGAAGAGGGCCGAATAGATGACCGGGAGGTGACGTGACGGACGGCAGTCTCGACTCTGACTTCCCCGCCGACGACGGCGACCTTGATCTCACCGGCCGCCCCCCGAAAGACATCCCCGAGCCCAAGCCGCTGACCAGTCACGGGCCGGCCAAGGTGATCGCGATGTGCAACCAGAAGGGCGGCGTGGGGAAGACCACGTCGACCATCAATCTGGGCGCCGCGCTGGCCGGATACGGCCGCCGGGTGCTGCTCGTCGACCTCGATCCACAAGGTGCGCTATCGGCCGGTCTGGGCATCGCCCACCACGAGCTGGAAACCACTGTGCACAACCTGCTGGTGGAGCCCAGGGTGTCGGTGGACGACGTGCTGATGCGCACGCGCGTCGAGGGACTGGACCTGATCCCGAGCAATATCGACCTCTCCGCCGCCGAGATTCAGCTGGTCAACGAGGTGGGGCGCGAGCATTCACTGGCGCGGGCGCTGCACCCTGTGCTCGATCGCTACGACTACGTGCTCATCGACTGCCAGCCGTCGCTGGGACTGTTGACGGTGAACGCGCTGGCCTGCTCCGAGGGCGTCGTCATCCCGATGGAATGTGCGTTCTTCTCGCTGCGCGGGCTGGCCCTGCTCACCGACACCGTGGCCAAGGTGCGCGACCGGCTCAACCCGAAACTGGCGGTGTCCGGAATCGTCATCACCATGTTCGATGCCCGGACCCTGCACGCGCGTGAGGTGATGGCCCGGGTCATCGAGGTGTTCGGCGACCAGGTCTTCCACACCGTCATCACTCGCACCGTCCGCTTCCCGGAGACCAGCGTGGCGGGGGAGCCGATCACCACGTGGGCACCGAAGTCTTCGGGTGCCCAGGCGTACATCTCGTTGGCTCGCGAGGTAATCGACCGGTTCGAAACGTGACGGTCGGTTTGGACCAGGAACCGGACGTCGTCGAGACCGCCGCGGAACCCGCGGCGCCCGATGCCGCCACCGCGGCACCGGAGA
It includes:
- a CDS encoding NUDIX domain-containing protein; protein product: MSDGTSGERERHEFVTLESEPVYMGGILALRRDRVAMPGGGSATREVVEHYGAVAVAAVDEAGRVALVYQYRHPLGHRLWELPAGLLDIAGEDSQRAAARELLEEAGIEAGTWRVLVDAAASPGFTDEVVRVFLATGLSHPGRGESHDEEADMTVHWVPLSEAVSMVMAGEVVNAIAVAGILATHIALGGHHTRPVDAPWPDRPTAFAERKAAT
- the xerD gene encoding site-specific tyrosine recombinase XerD, whose amino-acid sequence is MTAAVGLLDGEIQSYLDHLDVERGVAANTLSSYRRDLRRYQQHLADRKIDRLAEVCETDVSDFVVTLRRGDPANGVPELSASSAARALIAVRGLHRFAAIEGLAPTDVARAVKPPTPNRRLPKSLTVEQVEALLNAAGGGGSDGPLDLRNRALLELLYSTGARISEAVGLDVDDVDVQARSVLLWGKGGKQRLVPVGRPAVEALQAYLVRGRPDLARRGRGGVPALFLNSRGGRLSRQSAWQVLADAAERAKISAAVSPHTLRHSFATHLLEGGADVRVVQELLGHASVTTTQIYTLVTVSALREVWAGAHPRAR
- a CDS encoding ParA family protein produces the protein MTDGSLDSDFPADDGDLDLTGRPPKDIPEPKPLTSHGPAKVIAMCNQKGGVGKTTSTINLGAALAGYGRRVLLVDLDPQGALSAGLGIAHHELETTVHNLLVEPRVSVDDVLMRTRVEGLDLIPSNIDLSAAEIQLVNEVGREHSLARALHPVLDRYDYVLIDCQPSLGLLTVNALACSEGVVIPMECAFFSLRGLALLTDTVAKVRDRLNPKLAVSGIVITMFDARTLHAREVMARVIEVFGDQVFHTVITRTVRFPETSVAGEPITTWAPKSSGAQAYISLAREVIDRFET